The window TGTTGCTGTCACCTTCCACGAAGTTGCCCGAGCCGACACCGCTCGCCTGATTGGCGTTGCCAGCGACGGCGTTACCTGAGAACGCCCCGCTTGCTTGATTGAATGAACCGTCAACGCCATTGCCCGTGGTGAAGCCAGCGGCGGAGTTGAAGCTTCCGTTGACGAGGTTGCCTGACAGCAGGCCCGACGCCTGGTTGCCTGACCCAAAAACCAGATTGCCGACGCCGGTCCCCATGCCGACGTTGCCGTTGCCGATTACAACATTGCCTGAACCGGTGCCATGCACCTGGTTGTCCGATCCAAACACGATGTTGCCGGACCCATCGCCGTCAGCAGTGTTGCGATCTCCCTGCACGACGTTACCGGAGAGCGTGCCGATGGCATTGTTGTCATCGCCATCAACGAAATTTCCGCTCATGAAGGCGTTTGCACTGTTGCGATCGCCGGATATGACGTTGCCGGACAGATCGCCGACGACCTTATTGTTCGAACCCGTAATGTCATTTCCGGACCCGTCGCCGGTCGCCTTATTGCTGTTGCCGTTCACACCGTTGCCCGAGCCGACGCCGCTTACCTGGTTGGCATCTCCGGAAACGAGATTGCCGGACAATGCTCCGCTTGCCTGATTGAATGACCCAACAACCTCATTGCCCGTCACGAGGCCGGATGCCGAGTTGAAGCTGCCAGTAACGGAGTTGCCAGACACGAAGCCAACAGCGCTATTTGCATCGCCGGTAACGTCGTTCCCGGAGAGGTCGCCGACTACAGAGTTGCCGGAGCCGTTGACCCCGTTCCCCGATCCGTTGCCGAAGACTTTGTTGAAGCTTGCTCCGTTGGCGTAGCTATTGCCTGACGCGGATCCAATCACGGTGTTGTTGGTGACGTTATTCCCTGCGAGATTTCCTGATCCATTTCCGAGAATGGTGTTGTCGGTGAAATTATTTCCATTTCCACTACCGGACAGTGATCCAAAAACTGTGTTGTTCGAAAAGTTCTGTCCGTTCTTCGATCCTGAGAGACTGCCAAAAATCGTATTGTTTTTGATATCTCCTGCGTTCAGGCTTCCGGAGCCGCTGCCGACGATGAAATTGTCGGAGACAGTGGACGACGCGTTTAAGCCGTTGGAGCTGCCGGAGCCATCGCCCCAAATGAAGTTGTTCGTAACGGTGGCGTCTGCGTTGCCACTGGTGTGGGAGCCATTGAGGCTTCCGGAGGCGTTGCCCCATATCAGGTTGTTCGACACAACCGCCTGACCGTTGCCATCGAGGCTTGCGCCGTTGCCAGAGCCCGAGAGCATTCCATTGATGATGTTGCTACTGACCGTGGCCTTCCCGTTCACTGTACCGCCAGAACCAACGGAATCCGTTCCGGTGCCGTTTGCGCTCGCGGAGCCATCACCAATGACGATGTTGTTCAGCACGTCTGCGGTGCCGATGGCGTGACTACCTCCCGCAGTAGGCGTGTTCGTGGCTGCACCGTTCAGTGAGCCTGTTCCAGCGCCGATGAAAGTGTTGTTCTTCACATTCGCATTGGCGGAATTGGAGCCGAATAAATTTGATGCGGCGCCATTCCCGCTTCCAGAACTCGCGCCAAAAATTGTGTTGTTTGTGATTATTGCACTCGCCGAACCGCTTCCGACGTTTAACCCATTTCCTGCCGCTGAGCCTGCGCCGACCACGTAATTATCGGTAATCGTTGCTGTGCCGCTGGTGGCATTGCCGGAACCTGTGCCTGCCCCGTTCAGCGTATTGTCTTTGCAGCTGCCTGTCCCGTTTCCCGCTCCGGCACCCGCGCCGGAAAGGACGTTGTTATTGGCCGTCGTGCAGTTTGCTGCAGAGGCCGACGGAATTGAGAAGGTTGCGATGAGCGCAACCGTGCTGACGCCCATAAAAAACGACGTCCACGGACTAAAACGCGGTACAAAGTTCATTTTTCTGCCCCGTTACTCAACAAATGTCAGCCTAATCGGCCCACGCATTCCGGGTGCGCCAGTCGTCTTCCCTCGACGCCGAGCGCGTTTTGCTCGGAATATCTGCTCATTTATTTTTTTGTTGGAAAAGCTATTGCAACCAATAGGTGTGCCCATAAGGACACGAAATATTCATAATTTGGGGGTTGCGCCTGATCTCGAGTCGGCGAAACTGTCATATATTTGCTGCATGAGAATATTTATTTGCGCCATGCCGATGGATGACATTTTGAATCCTGCAAAAGCCTCCGTCCTCACGCAGCGGGAGACGCAATGCGTGCAGGCACTGGCGCACGGCCTTTCCAATTCGGAAATCGCGAAGGAATTGCACATCGCTTTACCGACCGTTGCCATGCATCTCAGCAATGCCCGGCATAAGCTTGGAGCCAAGACGCGCGAACATGCCGTGGCGCTCGCCATTGCCGATGGCTTGGTCGCGCCGCCCAGCCAGGATTAGCTCAGAGCGCACTGAAGTTGTGTAAATCCGGACGCGTCACAGTTGCTATATAGTCCTTTTGTGTTAGTTTTTTGCGTCGTTCCGATGTGGGATGAGCGGACGCCGACCGGCCTCGGCTGATGGCCGGATACAGATGCACTGCTGTCTTCTA is drawn from Hyphomicrobium methylovorum and contains these coding sequences:
- a CDS encoding response regulator transcription factor, with the translated sequence MLLAVVQFAAEADGIEKVAMSATVLTPIKNDVHGLKRGTKFIFLPRYSTNVSLIGPRIPGAPVVFPRRRARFARNICSFIFLLEKLLQPIGVPIRTRNIHNLGVAPDLESAKLSYICCMRIFICAMPMDDILNPAKASVLTQRETQCVQALAHGLSNSEIAKELHIALPTVAMHLSNARHKLGAKTREHAVALAIADGLVAPPSQD